Proteins from a single region of Sandaracinaceae bacterium:
- a CDS encoding HAD family hydrolase: protein MLPPPLPHQIQLLQQVLDRVNVRAADGGLPPVVVFGLDGTLFETRPRTLQILLEYADSVEGSAPNVAEALRQLDQGMVRRLLRDTLREVGLSQPGVIKDITNFWYTRFHDSAYVAYDTPEPGAAEFVSRLHGAGGSVAYLSARDIPSMLVGTVTALRDHGFPIAEPGVQLAFKPDATASDEAHKRDMLPELARGGEVVAVFDSDPAVCAMALSYFPEALVGLMDTWELEPPPPESGLSHVRDFRLGS from the coding sequence GTGCTGCCACCACCCCTGCCCCACCAGATTCAACTGCTCCAACAGGTGCTCGACCGGGTCAACGTGCGGGCGGCGGACGGTGGGCTCCCGCCCGTGGTCGTGTTCGGTCTCGACGGGACGCTGTTCGAGACGCGACCCCGCACGCTCCAGATCCTGCTCGAGTACGCCGACAGCGTGGAGGGCTCCGCCCCCAACGTGGCGGAGGCCCTGAGGCAACTCGATCAAGGCATGGTGCGCCGGCTGCTGCGCGACACGCTGCGCGAGGTCGGTCTGAGTCAGCCCGGCGTCATCAAGGACATCACCAACTTCTGGTACACGCGCTTCCACGACTCGGCCTACGTCGCCTACGACACCCCGGAGCCAGGGGCGGCCGAGTTCGTGTCCCGGCTGCACGGCGCGGGCGGCTCGGTCGCTTACCTGAGCGCCAGGGACATCCCCAGCATGCTGGTGGGCACCGTCACGGCGCTGCGTGACCACGGCTTCCCCATCGCCGAGCCGGGTGTTCAGCTGGCGTTCAAGCCCGACGCGACGGCCTCCGACGAAGCTCACAAGCGCGACATGCTGCCGGAGCTCGCGCGGGGTGGCGAGGTCGTCGCCGTGTTCGACTCGGACCCCGCCGTGTGCGCGATGGCGCTCAGCTACTTCCCCGAAGCGCTGGTGGGGCTCATGGACACCTGGGAGCTCGAACCCCCCCCGCCCGAGTCGGGCCTCTCGCACGTGCGAGACTTCCGCCTTGGAAGCTGA
- a CDS encoding TetR/AcrR family transcriptional regulator, with the protein MTAQPKSTTHKPKDLGDQERSQRLWAKDRRQQLIFVSAALIVRDGVDGVRIPEVAAAAGVTRPVVYKFFPNRHALLVAVLEDFTDALRSQLRARLVATPPAGPDRNAEDFQKTVRAFVEVVFDLIDEKGAGGWYLFGAVAPFPELEQTITEVRQRMVRPWHRTIAEVTGCTPAMATVLAQMLVAISRATVQQWIDGAIDRAGALDALMRGTTAIIAEFTVPPDGTRRRETH; encoded by the coding sequence ATGACGGCTCAGCCCAAGTCCACGACACACAAGCCCAAGGACCTCGGCGACCAAGAGCGGAGCCAGCGCCTGTGGGCCAAGGACCGCCGTCAGCAGCTCATCTTCGTCAGCGCCGCGCTGATCGTACGCGACGGCGTCGATGGCGTGCGCATCCCCGAGGTGGCCGCGGCCGCGGGCGTGACCCGCCCCGTCGTCTACAAGTTCTTTCCGAACCGACACGCCCTCCTCGTCGCCGTCCTCGAAGACTTCACCGACGCGCTCCGCAGCCAGCTGCGCGCCCGCCTGGTCGCCACCCCGCCGGCGGGTCCGGACCGCAACGCCGAGGACTTCCAGAAGACCGTGCGCGCCTTCGTCGAGGTGGTGTTCGACCTGATCGACGAGAAGGGGGCCGGCGGCTGGTACCTGTTCGGCGCGGTCGCGCCCTTCCCCGAGCTGGAGCAGACCATCACCGAGGTCCGGCAGCGCATGGTGCGGCCGTGGCATCGCACCATCGCCGAGGTCACGGGCTGCACGCCCGCCATGGCCACCGTCCTGGCGCAGATGTTGGTGGCCATCTCACGCGCCACCGTGCAGCAGTGGATCGACGGCGCCATCGATCGCGCCGGCGCGCTCGACGCGCTGATGCGGGGCACGACGGCCATCATCGCCGAGTTCACCGTGCCGCCCGACGGCACGCGACGCAGGGAGACCCACTGA
- a CDS encoding NAD-dependent epimerase/dehydratase family protein encodes MRVFLTGATGFLGAHLLTALRSAGHDVRVWARASSDVSGLGDVEVRRGSLHDGDALAVAMAGCDAVLHAAGGGKVLRIAEVYRDNAESTATVLDAAERAGVTRFALVSSLAAGGGGPRPRTERDAPRPASHYGKSKLLAERHALDRRERMRVVVVRPPAVYGPGDTRMVPLFSAAARGVLPMVEPNGSLSLVYGTDCARALVLALEADVPSGRVYYVSDGEPYARREFARLIGAAVGRSVRVVPVPTAAVVVAGALNEAVGRLRERSVVLSRDKVADIRVPHQTCDAAFIRAELGWAPTLRFDEGARVTAEAYRDAGWLTR; translated from the coding sequence CTGCGGGTCTTCCTCACCGGGGCCACGGGCTTCCTCGGGGCGCACCTGCTGACCGCGTTGCGCTCGGCCGGGCACGACGTGCGCGTGTGGGCGCGAGCGTCGTCGGACGTGTCGGGCCTGGGCGACGTCGAGGTGCGACGTGGTTCGTTGCACGATGGGGACGCGCTGGCGGTAGCCATGGCGGGCTGCGACGCGGTGCTCCACGCCGCAGGCGGCGGCAAGGTGCTGCGCATCGCGGAGGTCTACCGCGACAACGCCGAGAGCACGGCGACCGTGCTGGACGCGGCCGAGCGCGCCGGGGTCACGCGCTTCGCGCTGGTGTCGTCGCTCGCGGCGGGTGGCGGTGGGCCTCGGCCACGCACGGAGCGCGACGCGCCGCGGCCCGCGTCTCACTATGGCAAGAGCAAGCTGCTGGCCGAGCGTCATGCGCTGGACCGGCGTGAGCGCATGCGGGTCGTCGTCGTGCGGCCTCCGGCGGTGTACGGTCCCGGGGATACGCGCATGGTGCCGCTGTTCTCGGCGGCTGCGCGGGGGGTGCTGCCCATGGTCGAGCCCAACGGCAGCCTGTCACTCGTGTACGGCACGGACTGCGCGCGCGCGCTCGTCCTGGCGCTCGAGGCGGACGTGCCGAGTGGTCGCGTGTACTACGTGTCCGACGGTGAGCCCTACGCGCGGCGCGAGTTCGCTCGGCTGATCGGTGCAGCGGTGGGGCGCAGCGTGCGCGTGGTGCCCGTGCCCACGGCAGCGGTCGTGGTGGCTGGTGCGCTCAACGAGGCAGTGGGCCGCTTGCGTGAGCGCAGCGTCGTGCTGAGCCGCGACAAGGTGGCGGACATCCGTGTGCCGCACCAGACGTGCGACGCGGCGTTCATCCGCGCCGAGCTCGGCTGGGCGCCCACATTGCGCTTCGATGAAGGGGCGCGCGTTACGGCGGAGGCGTATCGAGACGCCGGGTGGCTGACGCGCTGA
- a CDS encoding response regulator: protein MPKLVPQERITLAEAARRVALTKRACGILVVESDPDQQARAARMLTLEGHRVVGSGSGEGALALLSQWTVDLVLVSERLPGMDGIELAQEIAELMPEVPVVLVVEAGAKEHPAASLVGAVACLTKPFRLEAVRELLRSLDLEPRASVVPAE from the coding sequence ATGCCCAAGCTGGTCCCACAGGAACGCATCACCTTGGCCGAGGCAGCGCGGCGGGTGGCGCTCACGAAGCGCGCGTGCGGCATCCTCGTGGTGGAGAGCGATCCCGATCAACAGGCCCGCGCGGCCCGCATGCTGACGCTCGAGGGGCATCGGGTGGTCGGCAGCGGCTCTGGCGAAGGCGCCCTCGCGCTCCTCTCGCAGTGGACGGTGGACTTGGTGCTGGTCAGCGAGCGCCTTCCTGGGATGGACGGCATCGAGCTAGCGCAGGAGATCGCGGAGCTGATGCCCGAGGTCCCGGTCGTCTTGGTCGTGGAAGCCGGAGCCAAGGAGCACCCGGCGGCGTCCCTCGTCGGTGCGGTCGCGTGCCTCACCAAGCCCTTCCGGCTGGAGGCCGTGCGGGAGCTGCTGCGCAGCCTCGACCTCGAGCCTCGGGCGTCGGTCGTCCCCGCCGAGTGA
- a CDS encoding HIT family protein — MSETIFSKILRGEIPCHRVYEDDLVFAFLDIGPLSEGHTLVIPKEPAATLDALSDESAAAIGRVLPRLCRAVMAVTGASEYNVLQNNGPGAHQAVFHVHFHIIPKPDSDRGLGVGWPAGKLDGQAGAALAAKLRDALAAL; from the coding sequence ATGTCCGAGACCATCTTCAGCAAGATCCTGCGCGGGGAGATCCCCTGTCACCGTGTGTACGAAGACGACCTGGTCTTCGCGTTCCTCGACATCGGGCCGCTCTCCGAGGGGCATACCCTCGTCATCCCCAAGGAGCCGGCGGCCACGCTGGACGCGCTCTCGGACGAATCCGCTGCGGCCATCGGGCGCGTCCTGCCGCGCCTGTGCCGAGCGGTCATGGCCGTGACGGGCGCGTCCGAGTACAACGTGTTGCAGAACAACGGACCGGGCGCGCACCAGGCGGTGTTCCACGTCCACTTTCACATCATCCCCAAGCCCGACAGCGACCGCGGCCTGGGCGTGGGTTGGCCTGCCGGCAAGCTCGACGGTCAGGCGGGGGCTGCGCTGGCGGCCAAGCTACGCGACGCGCTCGCGGCGCTCTGA
- a CDS encoding 5-formyltetrahydrofolate cyclo-ligase, translating to MPPEPPSAEDSRAAFEDHVREQAKAALRQKMRALRASVPADKRRERSESLCARVLELVEVQRAQTVLTFQPIKGEPVLDTLHEALRARGVTLALTRIDPATDTLEVAQFEQDRPLVLGPFGLHEPGPDARAVALEDIDVVLVPGLVMDLRGHRVGYGRGYFDRLLPRLPTAFRCGLCYDFQLVGEAPSLPHDVPLHAVVTDAQLVRPDPSP from the coding sequence ATGCCCCCTGAGCCCCCCAGCGCGGAGGACTCGCGCGCTGCGTTCGAAGACCACGTGCGGGAGCAGGCCAAGGCCGCGCTGCGGCAGAAGATGCGCGCCCTGCGCGCGTCCGTGCCCGCCGACAAACGCCGTGAGCGCTCCGAGTCGTTGTGCGCCCGCGTGCTCGAGCTCGTCGAGGTGCAGCGAGCGCAGACCGTCCTGACGTTCCAGCCCATCAAGGGCGAGCCGGTGCTGGACACCCTGCACGAAGCGCTCCGAGCACGCGGGGTCACGCTCGCCCTGACGCGCATCGATCCCGCGACGGATACACTCGAGGTCGCGCAGTTCGAGCAAGATCGGCCGCTCGTCCTCGGCCCCTTCGGCCTCCACGAGCCAGGACCAGACGCTCGCGCAGTCGCCCTCGAAGACATCGACGTCGTCTTGGTCCCCGGGCTGGTGATGGACCTGCGCGGGCACCGCGTCGGCTATGGGCGGGGCTACTTCGACCGCCTGCTGCCGCGGCTCCCGACAGCTTTTCGCTGTGGCCTCTGCTACGACTTCCAGCTCGTGGGCGAGGCACCGAGCCTGCCGCACGACGTCCCGCTGCACGCCGTCGTGACCGACGCGCAGCTCGTCCGACCCGACCCATCGCCATGA
- a CDS encoding cell division protein ZapA translates to MKRTVTLDIAGARYRLSTDADEGHLKGLASIVNERIAQLGPKAQRSAAPAQLLAVVALGLVEDLQEAERRRNEVESVARETITRAIERIDLRLSEDAELARRATKAGEQRALEADDDDAGDAP, encoded by the coding sequence GTGAAGCGCACCGTCACACTCGACATCGCCGGGGCACGCTATCGCCTCAGCACCGACGCAGACGAGGGGCACTTGAAGGGCCTCGCGAGCATCGTGAACGAGCGCATCGCCCAGCTGGGCCCAAAGGCGCAGCGTTCTGCCGCCCCCGCGCAGCTGCTCGCGGTCGTGGCGCTGGGCCTGGTCGAGGACCTGCAAGAGGCCGAGCGCCGGCGCAACGAGGTGGAGAGCGTGGCACGCGAGACCATCACCCGCGCGATCGAGCGCATCGACCTGCGGCTCAGCGAGGACGCCGAGCTGGCGCGACGAGCGACGAAGGCCGGCGAACAGCGCGCGCTCGAGGCGGACGACGACGACGCCGGCGATGCCCCCTGA
- a CDS encoding tetratricopeptide repeat protein produces MDLDLPAPRAKGGGGLDLDLPAPRAQGGGGLDLDLPAPRAKGGGGLDLDLPAPRSPNADLPAPRAPHADLPAPAGDLPAPRRPQRKTPFDTFDSDPAPGELPRPNVAAAAAMPDFGELDLGAASAGFDSAPPATAADPGGYGMGDLDLGPPPAPRVPAALNFGVDESAPAGRAQARDDMDDMDDLDELALPSPRSRGSAPGAEASVGGLGYGDVDLGGDDDGAGLEFDGLALDEEGFEGESGAARDALIAAARERKRAQQAEPAAEAPPSKRGYKILAGLAVLLVLIAGVGAALSQTKYGLFGIYAIEAYLPEAGDPARVRETIQEAERQAADDTYSGARASLRTLGAYRRTAGLNRELMTRSLLHEALFVVRYGNIGNAASRANSIATRLEQRGNDAPGIELALAANQLRNGAFSAARERAANAAQVNPADPYPELVAGEAALMQDDAAEAAAAFRRALEKSGGARAQWGLARALLAAGDPAAADAVSATLALSPRHVEARIARARHLAAHDDWEGAVALAREAAGLVPIDGTRLVAPARIRANALTLLGRLHLARGQRSKGREMFEFAIAASPDDVEALVGAGNCLLQEGRARDALTRYQTLLDASIPAEEIPTPPDGARPYMDQAHLGAAQALLAVERPQDARGHLMGLLAEAPEDPEVLLWLGRVALATSGRDEAIERFREVVRLAPERYDGYMALAQLYFDMDRADDAAAVLANASEHVPMTADVRRLRGSSQVRLGNLTQAVEEFEAAIALDEHDLDSRFQLGITLRRLGRLAAADAAFEGVAQRDSSYSGLALERGRVFEDRHMPERAVASYARALEESPDDLDLKLRLGAARAAAGQLDEAETILREVLAERPLSAETLHFLGRVEFARGRLEEASQLFGQAVTNDPSIAVFHAYRGWAALLQNELATASQSADAALAREATLPLALWLRGDLRVRTGRAREGLVDLIAAVTADPDMLDAWASMGHGYDELGDARQAIIAYQRAVEGRPRQGEWWYRLGRLQIDHGDRRAGATSLARATVIGDETTPLPTWLPAAWRTRAEAHRALGERGPAVQSFRRYLDLMPNGAPDRREIERALLDLGAAP; encoded by the coding sequence TTGGACCTGGATCTGCCGGCGCCACGTGCGAAGGGTGGTGGCGGGCTGGATCTGGACCTGCCCGCGCCTCGCGCGCAGGGTGGTGGCGGGCTGGATCTGGACCTGCCTGCGCCGCGCGCGAAGGGTGGTGGCGGGCTGGATCTGGACCTGCCGGCGCCGCGCTCGCCGAACGCCGACCTACCGGCGCCGCGCGCACCCCATGCGGACCTGCCTGCGCCCGCAGGGGACCTGCCCGCACCGCGCAGGCCGCAGCGCAAGACACCGTTCGACACCTTCGATTCGGACCCCGCCCCTGGTGAGCTCCCGCGTCCCAACGTCGCGGCGGCGGCGGCCATGCCCGACTTTGGCGAGCTCGACCTGGGGGCAGCCTCTGCGGGCTTCGACAGCGCGCCGCCGGCGACCGCCGCCGACCCAGGCGGCTATGGCATGGGCGACCTGGACCTCGGTCCGCCTCCGGCGCCGCGCGTCCCAGCGGCGCTCAACTTCGGCGTGGACGAGTCCGCTCCAGCGGGGCGCGCGCAGGCGCGCGACGACATGGACGACATGGACGACCTCGACGAGCTCGCCCTGCCGTCCCCGAGGAGCCGTGGCTCCGCCCCGGGCGCGGAGGCCAGCGTCGGCGGGCTGGGCTACGGTGACGTCGACCTGGGCGGTGACGACGATGGGGCAGGGCTCGAGTTCGACGGGCTCGCGCTGGACGAGGAGGGCTTCGAGGGTGAGTCGGGCGCGGCGCGCGATGCGCTGATCGCCGCGGCCCGCGAACGCAAGCGCGCTCAACAGGCCGAGCCTGCGGCCGAGGCGCCCCCGTCCAAGCGTGGCTACAAGATCCTGGCCGGTCTGGCCGTCCTCTTGGTGCTGATCGCTGGCGTCGGCGCGGCGCTCTCGCAGACGAAGTATGGTCTCTTCGGCATCTACGCCATCGAGGCCTACCTGCCCGAGGCTGGCGATCCGGCCCGCGTTCGGGAGACGATCCAAGAGGCGGAGCGGCAGGCCGCCGACGACACCTACAGCGGCGCGCGCGCGTCCTTGCGTACTCTGGGCGCGTATCGCCGCACGGCAGGCCTGAACCGTGAGCTCATGACCCGCAGCTTGCTGCACGAGGCGCTGTTCGTCGTACGGTACGGCAACATCGGGAACGCGGCGTCGCGCGCCAACTCCATCGCTACCCGCCTGGAGCAGCGTGGCAACGACGCACCAGGCATCGAGCTGGCGCTCGCGGCGAATCAGCTCCGCAACGGTGCCTTCTCGGCTGCCCGCGAGCGCGCGGCGAACGCGGCGCAGGTGAATCCGGCGGATCCGTACCCCGAGCTCGTCGCAGGTGAGGCCGCGTTGATGCAGGACGACGCCGCCGAAGCAGCCGCGGCGTTCCGCCGCGCGCTCGAAAAGAGCGGCGGGGCGCGGGCTCAGTGGGGCTTGGCGCGCGCGCTGCTCGCGGCCGGAGACCCAGCGGCCGCAGACGCCGTCAGCGCCACGCTGGCGCTCAGCCCGCGTCACGTGGAAGCACGCATCGCGCGTGCGCGGCACCTCGCCGCCCACGACGACTGGGAGGGTGCGGTCGCCCTCGCGCGAGAAGCAGCCGGGCTCGTGCCCATCGACGGTACGCGTCTCGTGGCACCGGCCCGCATCCGGGCCAACGCGCTCACGCTGCTCGGTCGCCTGCACCTCGCGCGTGGGCAGCGTTCGAAGGGGCGGGAGATGTTCGAGTTTGCCATCGCGGCGTCGCCGGACGACGTCGAGGCACTCGTCGGCGCAGGCAACTGCCTGTTGCAGGAGGGGCGCGCTCGCGACGCCCTGACCCGCTACCAGACGCTGCTCGACGCGTCCATCCCAGCAGAGGAGATCCCCACCCCGCCCGACGGCGCGCGCCCCTACATGGACCAGGCGCACCTCGGCGCGGCCCAGGCGCTCCTGGCCGTGGAGCGACCGCAGGACGCGCGGGGTCACTTGATGGGCCTGCTCGCAGAAGCCCCGGAAGACCCCGAGGTCTTGCTCTGGTTGGGCCGCGTGGCGCTGGCGACCTCGGGTCGCGACGAGGCGATCGAGCGCTTCCGCGAGGTCGTGCGTTTGGCCCCCGAGCGCTACGACGGCTACATGGCGCTCGCGCAGCTCTACTTCGACATGGACCGGGCGGACGACGCGGCGGCGGTGTTGGCGAACGCCTCCGAGCACGTCCCCATGACGGCGGACGTGCGCCGTCTGCGTGGCAGCTCCCAGGTGCGCCTCGGGAACCTCACCCAGGCCGTCGAGGAGTTCGAGGCGGCTATCGCGCTGGACGAGCACGACCTCGACTCGAGGTTCCAGCTCGGCATCACGCTGCGTCGCCTCGGCCGCCTCGCCGCAGCCGATGCGGCGTTCGAAGGGGTCGCGCAGCGCGACTCGAGCTACTCGGGTCTCGCGCTCGAGCGGGGACGCGTGTTCGAGGATCGCCACATGCCCGAGCGTGCGGTCGCCAGCTACGCGCGCGCGCTCGAGGAGTCGCCCGACGACCTGGATCTGAAGCTGCGGCTGGGGGCCGCGCGCGCCGCGGCGGGCCAGCTCGACGAGGCCGAGACGATCCTACGGGAGGTGCTGGCCGAGCGCCCTCTCTCGGCCGAGACGCTCCACTTCCTGGGGCGCGTCGAGTTCGCTCGCGGCCGCCTGGAAGAGGCTTCGCAGCTGTTTGGGCAGGCGGTCACCAACGACCCCTCGATCGCGGTGTTCCATGCCTACCGCGGTTGGGCGGCGCTGCTGCAAAACGAGCTCGCCACGGCCAGCCAGTCGGCGGACGCGGCCCTCGCGCGCGAGGCTACGTTGCCCTTGGCGCTCTGGCTGCGGGGCGACCTGCGCGTGCGGACGGGCCGCGCGCGCGAGGGGTTGGTCGACCTCATCGCCGCTGTCACGGCCGACCCGGACATGTTGGACGCGTGGGCCTCGATGGGTCACGGCTACGACGAGCTGGGGGACGCACGCCAGGCCATCATCGCCTACCAGCGCGCCGTGGAAGGGCGCCCGCGTCAGGGGGAGTGGTGGTATCGCCTGGGCCGCCTCCAGATCGACCACGGCGACAGGCGGGCCGGTGCCACCTCGCTCGCGCGCGCGACCGTCATCGGTGATGAGACCACCCCGCTGCCCACGTGGCTCCCGGCAGCTTGGCGCACGCGGGCCGAGGCGCACCGCGCTCTCGGCGAGCGCGGACCCGCCGTGCAGAGCTTCCGTCGCTACCTGGACCTCATGCCCAACGGGGCCCCCGACCGCCGCGAGATCGAGCGCGCGCTGCTGGATCTCGGGGCTGCGCCTTAG
- a CDS encoding zinc-ribbon domain-containing protein, whose product MINVECPSCSAPYELDERRLPAGGMNMRCPKCGESFRVSKDGASAAGAAAKPPPSPVKPPPVAPPPVKPPPPPAPRPRIAPAFDAADLPAPKRAPAGDDLGLDLPAPKRPAPAASPMDDLGLDLPAPKACRGR is encoded by the coding sequence ATGATCAACGTTGAATGCCCCTCTTGTTCGGCTCCCTATGAGCTCGACGAGCGTCGCTTACCCGCAGGCGGGATGAACATGCGTTGCCCGAAGTGTGGCGAGTCCTTCCGCGTCAGCAAGGACGGTGCCTCGGCAGCGGGGGCCGCCGCAAAGCCCCCGCCGTCCCCCGTGAAGCCGCCGCCGGTGGCGCCCCCGCCCGTCAAGCCACCGCCCCCACCCGCACCGCGTCCACGTATCGCGCCCGCGTTCGACGCCGCCGACCTGCCTGCGCCGAAGCGTGCCCCTGCTGGTGACGACCTGGGCCTCGACTTGCCAGCGCCCAAGCGTCCGGCGCCAGCGGCAAGTCCGATGGACGACTTGGGCCTCGACCTGCCCGCGCCAAAAGCATGCCGCGGCCGGTGA
- a CDS encoding protein kinase, with amino-acid sequence MTSPGTSRAPRAIPFGKYLLLERLHSGVDAEVFLAKTFGVEGFQRFVALKRMKSHLVHDEAATQRFIDEAKLLGTLSHAHIAPIYELGKVGATHYTVMEHVWGQSLTAIIERRVVRGEAPVGMAAFIGARICDALHHAHSRRTDGVATPVYHGNLEPGNVLVSYEGTVKLVDFGLPGDDNDDANALLDGRFAYRSPEQLAGAPLDPRAEVFSVAACVHQLLTGRRPDDEAPTQAPKRPSEAYRELATLLTNCMSRDRRNRPESTAELQAGFLRCLSVGGQPFTTSRAAEWMRTEFDETLERSKRRLNLYAALRRPEDIESIRPPASMDDDPFANEPTVITETTFEAESASSWDDAPTQIYFSSDALTSSAPRSFEITATLSSSVKLAPDALTPEPEEVRRARARDRARRATKERQKDKAKPAMDERHRAPPPAAAGGVSTLWYAAGALALVAIGLVGWMATQQGGEGQIEIRERGGLPAEAWVDGVMRGQTPLRLEHVGIGTRHVELRSAGNPPVSTEVTVRPTVTALVELSTVPNQAAAPPDPNRPGLLVLTTVPWAHVHLDGRPTGRRTPIPDLQVSPGRHLLRLVADDGRSIEEEIFVRPGESLRIVRRFEQ; translated from the coding sequence GTGACGTCTCCCGGCACTTCGCGCGCTCCACGTGCGATCCCTTTCGGAAAGTACCTGCTCCTCGAGCGCCTCCACAGCGGGGTCGACGCGGAGGTGTTCCTAGCCAAGACGTTCGGGGTGGAGGGGTTCCAGCGCTTCGTGGCGCTCAAGCGCATGAAGAGCCACCTGGTGCACGATGAGGCCGCGACCCAGCGCTTCATCGACGAGGCGAAGCTGCTCGGGACCTTGAGCCACGCCCACATCGCGCCCATCTACGAGCTGGGGAAGGTGGGCGCGACCCACTACACCGTCATGGAGCACGTGTGGGGTCAGAGCCTCACCGCCATCATCGAGCGGCGCGTCGTCCGAGGCGAGGCGCCCGTGGGGATGGCCGCCTTCATTGGTGCCCGCATCTGCGACGCGCTGCACCATGCGCACAGTCGCCGGACGGATGGGGTGGCCACGCCGGTGTACCACGGCAATCTCGAACCCGGGAACGTGCTGGTCAGCTACGAGGGGACGGTCAAGCTCGTGGACTTCGGACTGCCGGGCGACGACAACGACGACGCCAACGCGTTGCTGGACGGGCGCTTTGCGTACCGAAGCCCTGAGCAGCTGGCGGGAGCGCCACTCGACCCACGCGCAGAGGTCTTCTCGGTCGCGGCGTGTGTGCATCAGCTGCTCACCGGCAGGCGCCCCGACGACGAGGCGCCCACTCAGGCACCGAAGCGACCAAGCGAAGCGTACCGCGAGCTCGCGACGCTGCTGACCAACTGCATGTCGCGAGATCGGCGCAATCGCCCGGAGTCCACAGCGGAGCTACAGGCCGGGTTTCTGCGCTGTTTGAGTGTCGGTGGGCAACCCTTCACCACCTCGCGCGCCGCCGAATGGATGCGCACCGAATTCGACGAGACGCTCGAGCGCAGCAAGAGGCGACTCAACCTCTATGCGGCACTACGTCGCCCCGAGGACATCGAGTCCATTCGGCCACCGGCGAGCATGGACGACGACCCGTTCGCGAACGAGCCCACGGTCATCACCGAGACGACGTTCGAGGCAGAGAGCGCGAGCTCATGGGACGACGCGCCGACACAGATCTACTTCTCGTCCGACGCGCTCACATCCAGCGCGCCCAGGTCGTTCGAGATCACGGCGACGCTCTCCAGCTCCGTCAAGCTCGCGCCGGACGCGCTCACCCCCGAGCCCGAGGAGGTACGGCGAGCACGGGCGCGAGACCGGGCCCGACGCGCGACGAAGGAGAGGCAGAAGGACAAGGCCAAGCCAGCGATGGATGAGCGCCACCGAGCGCCTCCGCCCGCAGCGGCGGGGGGCGTTTCCACTCTCTGGTACGCAGCAGGCGCCCTGGCCCTTGTCGCGATCGGGCTTGTGGGTTGGATGGCGACACAGCAGGGTGGGGAGGGCCAGATCGAGATCAGAGAGCGCGGGGGACTCCCTGCGGAGGCTTGGGTCGACGGCGTCATGCGGGGTCAGACACCTTTGCGGCTGGAGCACGTCGGCATCGGAACGCGGCACGTGGAGCTGCGCTCCGCGGGAAACCCGCCCGTGTCGACGGAGGTCACCGTTCGCCCAACGGTCACTGCCCTGGTCGAGCTGAGCACGGTACCCAACCAGGCGGCGGCCCCGCCCGACCCCAACCGTCCGGGCCTCCTGGTGCTGACCACCGTCCCGTGGGCCCACGTCCACCTCGACGGACGGCCCACCGGAAGGAGGACACCCATCCCAGACCTCCAGGTATCTCCGGGCCGGCATTTGCTGCGACTCGTGGCAGACGACGGGCGCTCCATTGAAGAGGAGATCTTCGTGCGGCCGGGCGAGTCACTGCGCATCGTGCGTCGCTTCGAGCAGTAA
- a CDS encoding glutathione S-transferase family protein, translated as MHVKLCDLQFAGHVGVLIFPKRFLPEDRWQRDLMAQASKQIARHFAILDAHLAQREWLVGGAFSIADIAYAPFLQFLDMVEVDAPPHVRDYAERLLARPSVVATRPADAPSRAS; from the coding sequence ATGCACGTGAAGCTGTGCGATCTGCAGTTCGCGGGGCACGTCGGAGTGCTGATCTTTCCGAAGCGTTTTCTCCCCGAGGACCGCTGGCAGCGCGACCTGATGGCGCAAGCCAGCAAGCAGATCGCACGCCACTTCGCCATCCTCGACGCCCACCTGGCGCAGCGCGAGTGGCTCGTCGGCGGCGCCTTCTCCATCGCGGACATCGCGTACGCGCCGTTCCTGCAGTTCTTGGACATGGTCGAGGTCGACGCGCCGCCCCACGTACGCGACTACGCCGAGCGGCTGCTCGCGCGCCCGTCCGTGGTGGCCACACGTCCCGCCGACGCTCCCTCTCGCGCGTCATGA